The proteins below come from a single Mycolicibacterium sp. TY81 genomic window:
- a CDS encoding DUF488 family protein, protein MATSDTNAAHIAVTGTLVSIGYEGKSVDGLVTQLLEQGVRVLVDVRLTPLSRKPGLSKTKLSEALAAVGIGYVHYRALGNPKDNRAGFRAGEPESRARYRDVLETAAASDALDHVSELLDGGVVALLCFEQDHAECHRDIVVHRLMKARPDAAVVHV, encoded by the coding sequence ATGGCCACCTCTGACACCAACGCCGCGCATATCGCCGTCACGGGGACCTTGGTGAGCATCGGGTACGAGGGAAAAAGCGTGGACGGTCTCGTCACCCAGCTGCTCGAACAGGGCGTGCGTGTGCTGGTGGACGTCCGCCTGACGCCGCTGAGCCGTAAGCCCGGACTGTCGAAGACGAAGCTGTCCGAGGCCCTCGCCGCCGTGGGGATTGGTTACGTGCATTATCGCGCGCTGGGTAACCCGAAGGACAACCGCGCCGGGTTCCGGGCCGGTGAGCCGGAGTCGCGCGCCCGGTACAGAGATGTCCTCGAGACCGCCGCTGCTAGCGACGCGCTGGATCACGTGTCCGAACTCCTCGACGGTGGCGTGGTGGCGTTGCTGTGCTTCGAACAGGACCACGCGGAGTGTCATCGCGATATCGTGGTGCACCGTCTGATGAAGGCACGCCCGGATGCCGCTGTGGTGCACGTCTAG
- a CDS encoding helix-turn-helix domain-containing protein, translating to MPTRPSQDDPKRVAAWHRRRRQVGMRIQKLRIERGLTQEQLALLSGVSRNVLMDIEHGRRGILHERLFDIALAVGVSASDLLEGIR from the coding sequence GTGCCCACTCGTCCAAGCCAAGACGACCCCAAGAGGGTCGCCGCTTGGCACAGGCGGCGACGCCAGGTGGGGATGCGTATCCAGAAACTCAGAATTGAGCGCGGACTGACACAAGAACAACTCGCGCTGCTATCGGGAGTCTCGAGAAACGTCCTAATGGACATCGAGCACGGCCGGCGCGGAATTCTCCACGAACGACTTTTCGATATTGCCCTGGCGGTCGGCGTCAGTGCGTCAGACCTCTTGGAGGGGATCCGCTAA
- a CDS encoding ATP-binding protein: MKTYRLEAGDDHVQKLAHENDPVRAVIELVWNSLDADAHHVTVVLHRNETDVVVGAEVTDDGHGMAPEDISTEFKWVGNSWKRTALRSKGERRPLHGRFGQGRLRAFALGTQVTWETVGDRIDGKRVQTVIRARAISRTDVEVSDPIETSADTGTRFIGEGKESLDPLDRDAAAERIGTTLAPYLISHTGVEVTYDGQRIHPADNIARDTQLPVEWEHDGTVHHAKLRVIEWTKAKERVIHLCDADAVVVDTLDAAPGLDFTYSAYLLWDAMPEHHDQWPVARMETTPTVLGVLLKELDQVLDDYLDARRAERRRELVEEWKSGNVYPYEGEPSSEEEKVERATFDVVATSIRRHIPKEKTKKRLTLGLLKDSIQQRPGDVGALLDEYVGLPAEEREQLDRLLRNTGLSRVIRASTDVTNRLEFLRALDLMVFDPEAHKMVGEREHLHRILERELWVFGEQYNFMVSERGLSAALDRHLELLGEARADKTPVKRLDGTIGRLDLLLSAAATEHDRNRHLVVELKAPKVVASMTELNQIKSYAKAVAKDPRFASSTTQWDFWLVTSELDDDVRQEANQRGREQGVVFEPDLPEAPGARVRVWVRDWGQIINDAKRRLDYFQKSLQHDPSLEDARDYLRRNHGDVIPEGLLTEGNAAPEASPAETQQPPTDAGGQSTASPIREE, translated from the coding sequence GTGAAGACGTATCGACTCGAAGCTGGCGACGATCACGTCCAGAAGCTCGCCCACGAGAACGATCCGGTTAGGGCCGTGATTGAACTCGTCTGGAACAGCCTCGATGCCGACGCGCATCACGTGACCGTGGTGTTGCATCGGAACGAGACTGACGTCGTAGTCGGGGCCGAGGTCACTGACGATGGCCACGGCATGGCGCCGGAAGACATCTCCACCGAGTTCAAGTGGGTCGGCAACTCGTGGAAGAGGACTGCCCTGCGCAGCAAAGGCGAAAGGAGGCCGCTGCACGGGCGCTTCGGCCAGGGCCGTCTCCGCGCTTTCGCGCTGGGTACACAGGTGACTTGGGAGACCGTCGGTGACCGCATCGACGGCAAACGGGTGCAGACGGTCATCCGTGCCCGCGCAATCAGTCGCACGGATGTCGAGGTGTCCGACCCGATCGAGACGAGTGCGGACACAGGCACACGATTCATCGGCGAGGGCAAGGAGTCCCTGGATCCGCTCGATCGTGACGCGGCCGCGGAACGAATTGGTACGACGCTGGCGCCGTATCTCATCAGCCATACCGGGGTGGAGGTCACCTACGACGGTCAGCGCATCCACCCGGCGGACAACATCGCCCGCGATACTCAGCTTCCGGTCGAGTGGGAACACGACGGCACCGTGCATCATGCGAAGCTGCGCGTCATCGAGTGGACCAAGGCCAAGGAGCGGGTGATCCATCTCTGCGATGCCGATGCGGTTGTCGTAGACACGCTCGACGCCGCGCCGGGCCTGGACTTCACCTACTCGGCCTACCTGCTCTGGGACGCGATGCCCGAACATCACGACCAGTGGCCCGTCGCCCGGATGGAGACGACGCCGACCGTTCTGGGCGTCCTGCTCAAAGAACTCGACCAGGTCCTCGATGACTATCTCGATGCTCGACGCGCCGAGCGGCGCCGCGAACTTGTGGAGGAGTGGAAGTCCGGCAATGTCTACCCCTACGAAGGCGAGCCTTCCTCGGAGGAGGAGAAGGTCGAGCGAGCTACGTTCGATGTAGTAGCCACGTCGATCCGGCGGCACATCCCCAAAGAAAAGACTAAGAAGCGCCTGACGCTGGGGTTGCTCAAGGACTCGATCCAACAGCGCCCGGGCGATGTCGGTGCCCTGCTCGATGAGTACGTTGGCCTACCGGCGGAAGAGCGCGAGCAACTCGACCGTCTTCTGCGCAACACCGGGCTCTCTCGGGTGATTCGGGCCTCGACGGACGTCACCAACCGCTTGGAGTTTCTGCGCGCCCTCGACCTGATGGTGTTCGATCCCGAGGCGCACAAGATGGTTGGAGAGCGCGAGCACCTGCACCGCATCTTGGAGCGCGAGCTGTGGGTGTTCGGCGAGCAATACAACTTTATGGTCAGCGAACGGGGCCTCAGTGCGGCGCTGGACCGACACCTCGAACTTCTTGGAGAAGCCCGCGCCGACAAAACCCCGGTAAAACGCCTTGATGGCACGATAGGTCGCCTCGATCTCCTGTTATCGGCCGCGGCCACCGAGCATGACCGCAATAGGCACTTGGTGGTGGAGCTGAAGGCTCCCAAAGTAGTGGCGAGCATGACCGAGCTGAACCAGATCAAGTCTTACGCGAAGGCGGTCGCAAAGGATCCGCGGTTCGCAAGCAGCACAACACAGTGGGATTTCTGGCTCGTCACAAGCGAGCTTGATGATGATGTGCGCCAGGAGGCCAACCAGCGGGGCCGCGAGCAGGGCGTGGTGTTCGAGCCAGACTTGCCGGAGGCCCCGGGCGCCCGGGTCAGAGTCTGGGTCCGGGACTGGGGGCAGATCATCAACGACGCCAAGCGCAGGCTCGACTACTTCCAGAAGAGCCTGCAACATGACCCCTCGCTCGAAGACGCACGCGACTACCTCCGACGCAACCACGGCGACGTCATCCCCGAAGGTCTCCTGACGGAGGGCAATGCGGCCCCCGAGGCGAGCCCGGCAGAGACTCAACAACCGCCGACGGACGCCGGGGGACAGAGCACCGCATCACCAATCCGCGAAGAGTAG